In Sorghum bicolor cultivar BTx623 chromosome 8, Sorghum_bicolor_NCBIv3, whole genome shotgun sequence, one genomic interval encodes:
- the LOC8068827 gene encoding uncharacterized protein LOC8068827 — protein MEWVISSAGAKWKQFKAKLKEKIFDETKTDEELKNLHGHRIDDHEFDSLLKYWRSPESQALAARGKENRAKLKFLHTSGSVSYASTAHKLDQLKEVVAVYPELMDKTIQQGDILAVVCGKMEPKGRVRCLGLGPTPQDIGTPGLKAYTSTRLQIQVLARQKAESEILVLQQRILDMQQREEQRMAQGSPNVEIFSHNGSNSRQQLSPRSEELGEANQHVQGEEDDYVEANNYDQQPDDEANEEVVVPAVLPAINITTSPSNDVPQFTRDALAGNEVILFSMSSNEKVAKATVVSVNPHNKLAGVALGAKFCEVIVNVVFRRETLVPRPYDEIKTLGDAVKMPIAWPFNRLKVCSQQPRRSQDVAAGSSQRR, from the exons ATGGAGTGGGTTATATCTAGTGCTGGAGCAAAATGGAAGCAGTTTAAGGCAAAACTAAAGGAAAAAATTTTTGATGAAACAAAAACTGATGAAGAACTGAAGAACTTACATGGTCATAGAATAGATGATCATGAATTCGATTCTCTTCTCAAATATTGGAGGTCTCCTGAGTCTCAA GCTCTGGCGGCAAGAGGAAAAGAAAATCGTGCAAAGCTGAAGTTTCTTCACACATCAGGAAGTGTGAGCTATGCTTCTACTGCACATAAACTG GACCAGCTGAAAGAAGTTGTTGCTGTATATCCGGAGCTGATGGATAAGACAATTCAGCAAGGTGATATTCTTGCTGTTGTTTGTGGAAAAATGGAGCCAAAAGGTCGAGTCCGTTGTTTGGGTCTGGGACCAACTCCTCAAGACATTGGTACCCCAGGACTTAAGGCGTACACATCGACAAGGCTCCAAATACAAGTTCTGGCACGTCAGAAGGCTGAAAGTGAGATTCTAGTGCTACAACAACGTATCTTGGATATGCAACAAAGGGAGGAGCAAAGGATGGCACAAGGATCTCCAAACGTCGAAATATTCTCACACAATGGTTCAAACTCAAGACAGCAATTG AGCCCAAGATCTGAGGAACTTGGTGAGGCCAATCAGCATGTTCAAGGTGAAGAAGATGACTATGTAGAGGCAAACAACTATGATCAGCAACCGGATGATGAGGCCAATGAGGAAGTTGTTGTCCCTGCAGTCTTGCCTGCCATTAATATTACAACATCACCAAGCAATGATGTCCCACAATTTACGCGTGATGCACTT GCTGGAAATGAGGTCATATTATTTTCCATGTCGAGTAATGAAAAAGTGGCTAAGGCAACTGTTGTTTCAGTTAATCCACACAATAAGCTAGCGGGTGTGGCTCTTGGAGCTAAATTCTGTGAAGTTATTGTCAATGTTGTCTTCCGGCGTGAAACATTAGTGCCACGTCCTTATGATGAAATAAAGACACTAGGGGATGCTGTAAAGATGCCGATTGCTTGGCCCTTTAATCGA CTGAAGGTCTGCAGTCAGCAACCAAGACGTTCTCAGGATGTTGCTGCAGGATCATCTCAGAGACGCTAG